In the Natronolimnobius baerhuensis genome, one interval contains:
- a CDS encoding DUF367 family protein encodes MECHVYYEGDDDPDKCTARRLERFDEAILHRSMRQVPYGVVLNPHAEQALSPADAEDGLGTLVALDCSWESAEAASFRMNGVHRALPFLVAANPINYGRPFQLTTVEALAAACCIFDEYDRADALLEPFRWGKTFLTLNEEPLRRYSECADSSEVVAVQDDYLADDDAVTDED; translated from the coding sequence GTGGAGTGTCACGTCTACTACGAGGGGGATGACGACCCCGACAAGTGTACCGCCCGTCGACTCGAGCGCTTCGATGAGGCGATTCTCCATCGCTCGATGCGTCAGGTCCCCTACGGCGTCGTTCTCAACCCCCATGCCGAGCAAGCCCTCTCGCCGGCTGATGCCGAAGACGGACTCGGCACGCTGGTCGCGCTGGATTGCTCGTGGGAGTCCGCCGAAGCAGCCTCGTTTCGCATGAACGGCGTTCATCGCGCCCTGCCGTTTCTCGTCGCCGCAAACCCAATCAACTACGGCCGCCCGTTTCAACTGACAACCGTCGAGGCGCTCGCGGCCGCCTGCTGTATCTTCGACGAGTACGACCGCGCCGACGCCCTCCTCGAGCCGTTTCGGTGGGGCAAGACCTTCCTGACGCTGAACGAGGAACCGCTTCGGCGTTACAGCGAGTGTGCCGACTCGAGCGAGGTTGTCGCCGTTCAGGACGACTATTTGGCGGACGACGACGCTGTCACTGACGAGGACTGA
- a CDS encoding 50S ribosomal protein L40e: MPSFDAAEDRTLEKMICMRCNARNPQDADSCRKCGYKNLRPKAKEPRAA; encoded by the coding sequence ATGCCAAGTTTCGACGCTGCCGAAGACCGGACACTCGAGAAGATGATCTGCATGCGCTGTAACGCACGCAATCCACAGGATGCAGACAGTTGCCGCAAGTGCGGCTACAAGAACCTGCGTCCGAAAGCCAAAGAACCCCGCGCCGCATAA
- a CDS encoding nuclear transport factor 2 family protein yields MDPAGLVRQYYDALDGHEYERLESILAPSFVQRRPDRTFDDRTAFIQFMRGERPNPNTRHEINALVADDELVAARGTVVDTDSDETLFEFADFFSLADGKIRRLETYAR; encoded by the coding sequence ATGGACCCAGCCGGTCTCGTTCGACAGTACTACGACGCACTGGATGGCCACGAGTACGAGCGACTCGAGTCGATCCTCGCGCCCTCGTTCGTCCAGCGCCGGCCGGACCGAACCTTCGATGATCGAACAGCGTTTATCCAGTTCATGCGCGGGGAGCGGCCGAATCCGAACACTCGCCACGAGATCAACGCTCTCGTCGCAGACGACGAACTGGTCGCCGCTCGAGGCACTGTCGTCGATACTGACTCAGATGAGACGCTGTTCGAGTTCGCTGATTTCTTCTCGCTTGCAGACGGGAAAATCCGGCGTCTCGAGACCTACGCTCGATGA